The Rhinoderma darwinii isolate aRhiDar2 chromosome 11, aRhiDar2.hap1, whole genome shotgun sequence genome window below encodes:
- the LOC142663467 gene encoding histone H2A type 1, protein MSGRGKQGGKVRAKAKTRSSRAGLQFPVGRVHRLLRKGNYAERVGAGAPVYLAAVLEYLTAEILELAGNAARDNKKTRIIPRHLQLAVRNDEELNKLLGGVTIAQGGVLPNIQAVLLPKKTESSKSAKSK, encoded by the coding sequence ATGTCTGGAAGAGGAAAGCAAGGAGGCAAAGTGCGGGCTAAAGCCAAGACCCGCTCATCCCGGGCAGGACTTCAGTTTCCTGtcggtcgtgtgcacagacttCTCCGCAAGGGCAACTACGCTGAGAGGGTCGGCGCCGGCGCTCCGGTCTACCTGGCCGCTGTGCTGGAATATCTGACCGCTGAGATCCTGGAACTGGCCGGAAATGCCGCCCGGGACAACAAGAAGACCCGAATCATCCCCCGTCACCTGCAGCTGGCCGTGCGCAATGACGAGGAGCTCAACAAGCTGCTGGGTGGTGTGACCATCGCTCAGGGAGGCGTCCTGCCCAACATCCAGGCCGTTCTGCTGCCCAAGAAGACCGAGAGCAGCAAAAGCGCCAAGAGCAAGTGA